One part of the Marinobacter sp. MDS2 genome encodes these proteins:
- a CDS encoding polysaccharide deacetylase family protein yields MINFRKLIFLPALSLMMALSYTASADLVVLQYHHVDDSTPPATSTSRSLFKAQLQMITDLGLDVVPLETATRQTLSGDAPATNQIAITFDDAYESVYSVAAPILDKQKTPYTIFVNTNSVGAKGYMGWAELKELSGKEWVTIANHSADHAHLARKPGEPEAAWHTRTNRSLDLAQTALEKHLGTAEPLFAYPYGEYDEALEQKVNDRGWLGFGQQSGSIGRYSHNTRLPRFPMANAYGQLSSLKDKLLSKAFPMDASSLPDGVISNNPPSLTLKLEAPLSASRLTCFASGLGRIDFSVTGDTVTVQAPKALDARRFRYNCTHPAGDGSYYWLSQQWLNLDAPED; encoded by the coding sequence GATGATGGCCCTTTCATACACAGCTAGCGCCGACTTAGTGGTTCTTCAGTATCACCACGTTGACGACAGCACGCCACCGGCCACCAGCACATCACGGTCGCTGTTCAAAGCTCAGTTACAGATGATTACCGATTTGGGGCTGGACGTCGTTCCATTGGAAACAGCTACGCGTCAGACGCTCTCGGGTGACGCCCCGGCAACAAATCAAATCGCTATTACGTTTGATGATGCCTATGAATCGGTTTACAGCGTTGCCGCCCCTATCCTGGACAAACAGAAGACGCCCTACACCATCTTCGTAAACACCAATTCGGTGGGCGCTAAGGGCTATATGGGTTGGGCGGAGTTAAAAGAACTGAGCGGCAAAGAATGGGTCACGATTGCCAACCATAGCGCGGATCATGCTCACCTGGCGCGAAAACCCGGTGAACCGGAAGCAGCCTGGCATACTCGAACCAACCGCAGTCTGGACCTTGCTCAAACTGCGTTAGAAAAGCACCTGGGAACCGCTGAGCCCCTATTCGCCTACCCCTACGGGGAATACGACGAAGCACTCGAACAGAAGGTGAATGACAGAGGTTGGCTAGGATTTGGCCAGCAATCGGGTTCCATAGGGCGCTATTCACACAACACACGCCTTCCCCGTTTCCCGATGGCCAATGCCTACGGGCAACTCAGCAGCCTTAAAGACAAACTGCTTAGCAAAGCCTTTCCGATGGATGCCAGCAGCCTGCCGGATGGCGTTATATCCAACAACCCACCGTCATTGACCCTGAAGCTGGAAGCCCCGCTGTCGGCTTCCCGTCTTACCTGTTTTGCATCAGGTCTTGGTCGAATCGATTTCAGCGTCACCGGTGACACGGTCACCGTACAGGCGCCAAAAGCACTGGATGCTCGCCGCTTTCGTTACAACTGCACCCACCCGGCAGGTGACGGTAGCTATTACTGGTTATCACAGCAGTGGCTGAATCTGGACGCGCCTGAAGACTAA
- a CDS encoding MalM family protein, whose product MKLAPVKGLSILCLTATLMAGCQLGGGSSSVAEREGYFTWVDEQGRVRYTRIPESDASVERAQDNDTGGDQTQDPFLANTPPNDADYTAENYPDGDALADKGFVRDGQRQPYFTWLDAQGNVRVSYYTPDFNGRQKGHASPVNLTPASVHLPSQSVGEIDPVEGYDPNAFAVLGIEQQPASEFDDFVEYCCAELANKDYQTWVEGSEFGVQMDSDTPRHLFNSGESPYQLIALPLSAAKSGFVMRLRAYDHHGVFVPSLAFLDRDFRVVRVVTDLVMDYTPENWHRRGYLEAWVPALPGQGERWLVLYTRSRDSEGQTVITTDAGPKAIAHADTGELGIATFEP is encoded by the coding sequence ATGAAACTGGCCCCCGTTAAAGGCTTATCGATTTTGTGTCTTACTGCCACTCTTATGGCGGGCTGCCAGTTGGGCGGCGGCAGCTCAAGCGTGGCGGAACGCGAAGGTTATTTTACCTGGGTGGACGAGCAGGGCCGGGTTCGTTATACCCGAATTCCTGAATCGGATGCGTCTGTAGAGAGAGCTCAAGACAACGACACCGGGGGTGACCAAACCCAAGATCCGTTTTTGGCCAATACGCCTCCAAATGACGCCGATTACACCGCCGAAAATTATCCCGATGGTGATGCGCTGGCGGACAAAGGTTTTGTTCGTGATGGCCAGAGGCAGCCCTATTTCACCTGGCTTGATGCCCAAGGCAATGTGCGGGTCAGCTATTACACGCCCGATTTCAATGGCCGGCAAAAGGGGCACGCCAGCCCGGTTAATCTGACCCCTGCCTCTGTCCACCTGCCATCGCAATCTGTTGGCGAAATCGACCCCGTCGAAGGTTACGACCCGAACGCTTTCGCGGTATTAGGCATCGAGCAACAGCCGGCCAGTGAGTTTGACGATTTTGTTGAGTATTGCTGTGCGGAACTTGCAAACAAGGATTATCAAACCTGGGTAGAGGGGAGCGAGTTTGGCGTGCAGATGGATTCCGACACTCCCCGCCATCTCTTCAATTCCGGTGAATCCCCGTACCAGCTCATTGCCCTGCCATTGTCTGCAGCAAAGTCCGGGTTCGTGATGCGGCTACGTGCTTATGATCACCACGGCGTTTTTGTGCCGAGCCTGGCGTTTCTTGATCGGGATTTCAGGGTCGTCAGAGTCGTTACGGATTTGGTGATGGACTACACCCCTGAGAACTGGCACCGCCGGGGGTATCTTGAAGCTTGGGTGCCCGCTCTACCCGGCCAGGGTGAGCGGTGGCTGGTGCTCTATACCCGATCCCGGGATTCGGAAGGGCAGACTGTTATCACCACCGATGCAGGGCCAAAAGCCATTGCGCATGCCGACACCGGTGAGCTTGGGATCGCAACGTTTGAGCCCTGA
- a CDS encoding OmpP1/FadL family transporter, with protein MGQPSYKQHVLATLIAAGLSCGAQAQMTQNLTIHPKALALGNAVTADPPGIMSIHYNPAGLTKLDDRQLEVNILSIYLDIDADFIADEQYEIFGIKGLETDPLTGKQRDPVANSHSHTNNVALYVPGYGVLRLPPGPAVAPSAGISINSPGSKLTFANAFFMPMAAGFYRDKDDPGRYQPQATALQRTTYLSPTVGYEINDEWSVGAGIHLSHFGLAADQYMRAPNMLLGVAEVLQDAFNCESGDEPLQPWLALCGGNIGPFDDIGALSLNMQESISPTYALGVMWEPTDWFRWGASYTSEADMNLKGQFEIQYTDDWAGFWQGLNGSVLGAITSAILSLPSGAPREAGNVSMDLVYPQHFQTGISVDVHPKLTLNADIGWTDFAQWDAFNLRFDRDLEFLNAARILSPDNATPNTLKLPLGFKSQWNWAFGMEFHASSRLDLRAGVEIRDSVIPDDQRSIMAPFGGANLYSIGMGYRWDKDTEIDMNLSYLQSIETIPADSSCNVNCDNITNIIYNPYAGLDIKTSLRVVMAGLSFRTKF; from the coding sequence ATGGGACAACCTAGCTACAAACAGCATGTTCTGGCGACGCTGATAGCGGCTGGTCTTTCGTGTGGTGCGCAGGCGCAGATGACGCAGAACCTGACGATCCATCCGAAGGCGCTGGCACTTGGCAACGCCGTGACGGCGGATCCTCCGGGGATCATGTCGATTCACTACAACCCGGCCGGTCTGACGAAATTGGACGACCGCCAGCTGGAAGTGAATATCCTCAGCATCTACCTGGATATTGATGCGGATTTCATTGCTGATGAACAGTACGAGATTTTCGGTATTAAAGGGTTGGAAACCGATCCTTTAACTGGAAAGCAGCGCGACCCAGTCGCCAACAGCCACAGTCACACCAATAATGTGGCCCTTTACGTACCGGGGTACGGCGTTCTTCGACTGCCGCCGGGGCCTGCGGTTGCGCCATCAGCCGGGATCAGTATCAACTCACCGGGGTCGAAGCTGACGTTTGCTAACGCGTTCTTTATGCCGATGGCCGCGGGTTTTTACCGGGACAAAGACGATCCCGGACGATACCAGCCACAAGCAACGGCGCTTCAACGCACCACCTATTTATCGCCAACTGTGGGTTACGAAATTAATGACGAGTGGTCTGTAGGTGCTGGTATTCACCTGTCCCACTTTGGTTTAGCCGCTGATCAGTATATGCGTGCCCCAAACATGTTGTTGGGTGTGGCCGAAGTGCTTCAGGACGCCTTCAATTGCGAAAGCGGCGACGAACCGCTGCAGCCATGGCTGGCGCTGTGTGGCGGTAATATAGGGCCGTTTGATGATATTGGTGCCTTGAGCCTGAACATGCAGGAAAGCATTTCGCCGACCTATGCTCTTGGCGTCATGTGGGAGCCCACCGACTGGTTCCGTTGGGGCGCAAGCTACACGTCCGAAGCAGATATGAATCTGAAAGGCCAGTTCGAGATTCAGTACACCGATGACTGGGCGGGGTTCTGGCAAGGCTTGAATGGTTCGGTCCTGGGGGCGATCACCTCCGCCATCCTAAGCCTGCCGTCCGGTGCGCCTCGCGAGGCCGGTAACGTGTCGATGGACCTTGTGTATCCGCAGCATTTTCAAACCGGGATCAGCGTGGATGTTCATCCCAAGTTAACCTTGAATGCTGATATTGGCTGGACCGACTTCGCCCAGTGGGATGCTTTTAATTTACGGTTCGACCGGGATCTTGAATTTCTGAATGCGGCGAGAATTCTATCGCCTGACAACGCGACACCCAACACGTTGAAGCTACCACTTGGCTTTAAAAGTCAATGGAACTGGGCATTCGGGATGGAATTCCATGCATCGTCTCGATTGGATCTGCGAGCAGGCGTGGAAATTCGGGATTCTGTGATTCCGGATGACCAACGCTCAATTATGGCTCCCTTCGGTGGTGCGAACCTATACAGCATCGGCATGGGGTATCGCTGGGATAAAGACACCGAAATCGACATGAACTTGTCTTATCTGCAGTCGATAGAAACGATTCCGGCGGATTCCAGTTGTAACGTAAACTGTGACAATATCACCAACATTATTTACAACCCTTACGCTGGCCTGGATATCAAAACCTCGTTGCGGGTAGTTATGGCCGGATTAAGTTTCAGAACCAAGTTCTGA
- a CDS encoding transporter, with protein MNRWLVRGFFLVSTAGLLPGMALAQDGSVDQAREALSRQDGDEDSSRQLEEVFQAAEKNYSLQKKGTHSLNYSFDYSYTGDQRLDLAITNGSVRNLDVVPSATHSFTNSFSYDYGLLDNLTVGARLPLVVKYDTEDELNVYDMGDISFTGRWQPFAYVPGKMSTTFFGTLSTKTGVSPYEIDIKEQLSTGSGYYSVGGGLSMSKVLDPVVVFGSLSATYNITADDLEQVRGGRLLVEVEPGFGLSGSAGFAYSLSYDISLSVSAQVSYSDETILTFSNGDQAAAQDQMTGFLSMSLGTRVSDMTIVNTSLGIGLTEDAPDFSLGVSLPINFSGLKE; from the coding sequence ATGAATCGTTGGTTAGTGCGAGGCTTTTTCCTTGTTTCCACGGCGGGTCTGCTTCCGGGTATGGCGCTGGCACAAGACGGAAGTGTGGATCAGGCACGGGAAGCGCTGTCGCGTCAGGACGGTGATGAGGATTCCAGCCGTCAGTTGGAGGAGGTGTTCCAGGCGGCGGAGAAAAATTACTCGTTGCAGAAGAAGGGTACCCATTCCCTGAACTACTCCTTTGATTACTCGTATACCGGCGATCAGCGTCTGGATCTCGCGATTACCAACGGGTCTGTGCGTAATCTGGATGTGGTGCCCTCGGCCACACACAGTTTCACTAATTCGTTTTCCTACGACTATGGGCTCTTGGACAATTTGACGGTTGGAGCCCGGCTTCCGCTGGTGGTCAAGTACGACACGGAAGACGAATTGAACGTATACGACATGGGGGACATTTCCTTCACCGGCCGCTGGCAACCGTTTGCGTATGTGCCAGGAAAAATGTCGACCACCTTTTTTGGCACATTAAGCACCAAAACCGGCGTCAGCCCCTACGAAATTGACATCAAGGAACAGTTGTCTACGGGCAGCGGTTATTACTCGGTTGGCGGTGGCCTGAGTATGTCCAAGGTGTTGGACCCGGTGGTTGTGTTCGGCTCTCTGAGTGCGACTTACAACATCACTGCTGATGATTTGGAGCAAGTCCGGGGTGGCCGTCTGCTGGTTGAAGTTGAACCCGGCTTCGGGCTTTCCGGGTCGGCCGGTTTTGCCTATTCGTTGTCCTATGACATTTCCTTGAGTGTGTCGGCCCAGGTCAGCTACAGCGATGAAACGATTCTGACTTTCTCGAACGGCGATCAAGCCGCAGCACAAGACCAGATGACCGGGTTCCTCAGTATGTCGCTCGGTACCCGAGTCAGCGACATGACGATCGTGAACACCAGCCTGGGTATTGGCTTGACCGAAGACGCTCCGGACTTCTCCCTGGGTGTATCCCTGCCCATTAATTTCTCCGGCCTCAAAGAGTGA
- a CDS encoding C39 family peptidase translates to MLLVLAGSIMTFAMVQEATEVEPFDRGTIVLEHKVDASPVEHRTDVRVEPLVEQTFRNIVRQAYDYSCGSAALTTVLNNYLGRTLSERQVMEGLLHYGESERIVERRAFSMLDMKKLVTALGYPSGGFRAGIDDLMELDHPAIVPIQHAGFKHFVVLRTIRDGRVYLADPAVGNISFTLAQFEEKWDDNVLFIVFPGSDKPLDNLELKEEDLRFVDDQTMTLLAQHEIPAFHEATERRLQNLLERQKNNPDGSVENTRKQLHYRRN, encoded by the coding sequence ATGCTGCTGGTGTTGGCCGGGTCTATCATGACGTTCGCAATGGTGCAGGAAGCTACCGAAGTAGAACCGTTTGATCGGGGTACCATTGTGCTCGAGCACAAAGTGGACGCCAGCCCCGTTGAGCATCGCACCGATGTTCGCGTTGAACCATTGGTGGAACAAACCTTCCGAAACATAGTGCGGCAAGCCTACGACTACAGTTGCGGCAGCGCAGCGCTCACCACCGTATTGAACAATTATCTGGGGCGAACACTGTCAGAGCGCCAGGTGATGGAAGGGCTGCTTCACTACGGCGAAAGCGAGCGCATTGTCGAGCGCCGCGCATTCTCCATGCTGGATATGAAAAAACTGGTGACCGCGCTTGGTTACCCGTCAGGTGGTTTTCGCGCCGGCATCGATGACCTGATGGAACTTGATCACCCTGCCATCGTTCCCATCCAGCACGCAGGCTTCAAACACTTTGTTGTTCTTCGAACCATTCGCGATGGCCGGGTATATCTCGCGGACCCGGCCGTGGGCAACATCTCGTTTACCTTGGCTCAGTTCGAAGAAAAGTGGGACGACAACGTGTTGTTCATCGTTTTCCCGGGAAGTGACAAGCCACTGGACAACCTGGAGCTGAAAGAGGAAGACCTCCGGTTCGTGGATGACCAGACCATGACGCTGCTCGCGCAGCATGAAATTCCGGCATTTCATGAGGCCACGGAGCGTCGGCTGCAGAACCTGTTGGAACGTCAAAAAAATAATCCCGACGGCAGTGTGGAGAACACACGCAAACAACTTCACTACCGTCGTAACTAA
- a CDS encoding phasin family protein, with amino-acid sequence MNTDLLKKASSLNETLINQFGKAAEMQMEALRRYTDVAMDQAQQAAEVRNLDDLKTLTAHQAETLKSLNDQLTNDWKAWQNYFSETRERVQRVFETETSEPSTETKTSAKTSSGNKTAA; translated from the coding sequence ATGAACACGGATCTACTCAAAAAAGCCTCTAGCCTTAACGAAACACTGATCAACCAGTTTGGCAAAGCCGCCGAAATGCAAATGGAAGCTCTACGCCGTTATACAGACGTTGCCATGGATCAGGCACAACAAGCAGCCGAAGTACGTAATCTGGATGACTTGAAAACATTGACCGCCCACCAAGCGGAAACGCTCAAATCACTGAACGACCAACTCACCAACGACTGGAAAGCCTGGCAGAATTATTTCAGTGAGACCCGCGAGCGCGTTCAGCGCGTTTTCGAGACAGAAACAAGCGAGCCGTCAACCGAAACAAAAACATCCGCAAAGACATCTAGCGGCAACAAAACCGCGGCCTGA
- a CDS encoding alpha/beta hydrolase, protein MLGMDFFGKTASQFLKSFDPRIRDSQQQLETLLGDAGLLDYAKLSTLSEMSDAYRAMAEDILLHPLRLASAEMDLAKKHLGLARYTFSRVRGKQEDPVIEPDPDDRRFLAEDWHKHLPFDVIQQAYLINSKAFLDWVENIEGLPAPSRDQLMFYARQLTSALSPANYPISNPEVLRITWERKGMNLVDGARNLLEDIRQNPALFNVGMTDRTAFEIGKNLAATPGKVVYQNELMQLIQYTPSTETVAKRPILIVPPWINKFYILDMSEQNSFIRWLVGQGQTVFVISWRNPGPEHKNLGWDDYVESGPLAAVEAVKQATGEDKLNAIGYCIGGTLLGTTMAVLAKKKLKPIVSTTYLTTLMDFSDPGGIGVFISDHSLRGIERAMEKKGYLDGRAIAFTFNLLRENDLFWSYWTNNYLKGIKPKAFDLLYWNQDGTNLPYRMHSYYLREMYLHNRLVEPDAMTICGEKINLGEIKVPSFFLSARQDHIAKWKGTYEGAKVYGGDVRFVVSGSGHIAGVINPPYKEKYGYWTNNALPDNPDDWFDTAEAHKGSWWPHWREWVKKYEGTQVPARIPGDGELKTIEDAPGSYVKVKAGDVV, encoded by the coding sequence ATGCTTGGTATGGATTTTTTCGGTAAGACGGCAAGCCAGTTTTTAAAATCATTCGATCCGCGAATTCGTGACAGCCAGCAGCAACTAGAAACGTTACTGGGTGACGCTGGATTGCTGGACTACGCCAAACTATCTACCCTGTCCGAAATGTCAGATGCGTATCGCGCAATGGCTGAGGACATTCTGCTCCACCCTCTTCGACTCGCCAGTGCCGAGATGGATCTTGCGAAAAAACATCTTGGACTTGCCCGTTATACGTTCAGTCGTGTCCGAGGCAAACAGGAAGATCCTGTCATCGAACCCGACCCGGACGATCGACGCTTTCTGGCCGAGGACTGGCACAAACATCTGCCCTTCGATGTGATACAACAAGCCTACCTGATCAATTCAAAAGCCTTTCTGGACTGGGTAGAGAACATTGAAGGACTGCCGGCGCCCAGCCGGGATCAACTGATGTTTTATGCCCGACAACTAACCAGCGCCCTCTCTCCGGCAAACTACCCGATCAGCAACCCCGAAGTGTTGCGTATTACGTGGGAACGGAAAGGCATGAATCTGGTCGATGGTGCCCGCAATCTGCTAGAGGACATCCGTCAAAATCCGGCATTGTTCAACGTGGGGATGACCGATCGCACGGCGTTCGAGATAGGCAAAAACCTGGCAGCAACGCCGGGAAAAGTAGTCTATCAAAATGAACTCATGCAGCTGATTCAGTACACCCCAAGCACAGAAACCGTTGCAAAGCGCCCGATCCTCATCGTTCCGCCATGGATCAACAAATTCTATATTCTCGATATGTCCGAGCAGAATTCTTTTATTCGCTGGCTCGTCGGTCAAGGGCAAACCGTGTTTGTTATTTCGTGGCGAAACCCGGGGCCGGAGCATAAAAACCTGGGATGGGACGACTATGTAGAATCAGGCCCGTTAGCTGCCGTTGAGGCAGTAAAGCAGGCCACCGGCGAGGACAAACTGAACGCGATCGGCTACTGCATCGGAGGCACGCTCCTGGGCACCACCATGGCTGTTCTGGCGAAAAAGAAGCTCAAACCGATTGTCAGCACCACCTACCTGACAACTCTGATGGACTTCTCCGATCCGGGCGGCATAGGTGTGTTCATCAGCGACCACTCCCTGCGCGGTATCGAGCGTGCCATGGAGAAGAAAGGCTACCTTGACGGCCGGGCCATCGCTTTCACCTTCAACTTGCTGCGCGAGAATGACCTGTTCTGGTCTTACTGGACCAACAACTACCTGAAGGGCATAAAGCCGAAAGCGTTCGACTTGCTGTATTGGAACCAGGATGGCACCAATCTGCCCTACCGCATGCACAGCTACTACCTGCGTGAAATGTATCTGCACAACCGCCTGGTCGAACCTGACGCAATGACCATTTGCGGTGAAAAAATCAATCTCGGCGAAATCAAGGTTCCCTCGTTCTTCCTGTCGGCACGCCAGGACCATATCGCCAAATGGAAAGGCACCTACGAAGGTGCGAAAGTCTACGGAGGCGATGTCCGTTTTGTGGTTTCAGGCTCCGGCCATATCGCAGGGGTTATCAATCCGCCCTACAAAGAGAAGTACGGCTACTGGACCAATAACGCTCTGCCGGATAACCCCGATGACTGGTTTGACACCGCCGAAGCTCACAAAGGCTCGTGGTGGCCACACTGGCGCGAGTGGGTTAAGAAATACGAAGGTACTCAGGTGCCCGCCCGTATACCCGGAGACGGGGAATTAAAGACCATCGAAGACGCTCCCGGTAGCTACGTCAAAGTCAAAGCAGGAGATGTGGTCTAA